The window TGGAACATGATATGTCACATTTGGTCTCCGTGCGACTAAAGGGGGGTtcgctggctggctagctggctgcatggttagctggctggttggctagcTGGACGTCTGGCTGGTTGGCTAGCTGGCtgcctggctagctggctgtctggctaGTTGGCTATCTGGATGGTTTGCTGGCTGGTTGAGACACCAGATTTGGGATGGAGGTGGAACTTCTAAAGTTGCTTGGCTGGACTGAGAGCCCTCTGAGTGGGGTTAGACCTTCCTAGAACCTGCCTCCCTACCTGGGTGTCTGAGGGTTAGATGAGATGATCCCCCACACCACGCTGGGAAGGACAGGAGACGGAATGTGACCCTCTGTCTTCTCATTAGGACTAGACACAATTCATGGCTGGTGGAACACAGAGTTTAACAAGGAGGGGCTAACAAGGTTTGGTCAGGTTGATGTGATGGCTGAAAATTCAGAGCTTTAGACTAACCCCAAACCTTTAGTTATACTCCCataaccctccctcacccccctaccaccctccctcacatccGCCAGGGATACACAGTCTCTGACCCCCAGCAGAACCTGAAGAGCTAACAGAACACACTCCTACCAGAACAGCTCTGAAATGCTTCAGACTAGAACAGTGTGAAGGGGCTTCAGCCTCAGACCAGACAGATACCGTACTGTGGAAGCTAACGTGAAGCCTGGTCAGCAGGTGGGAAAGATGACATTGTGGTGGATGGAATGCAGGAGATTCACACAAAGGTACACATCCCATAGGCTCAGTGTCAAAGTGCATTCATCGTCATCTCTGACAGGAGCACAGAacagggggggttggagggggacaGGGCCCCCCCATTCTACACTACACTCTATTTTGGTGATGCAGGATAATAAGTGCAAAGGGGTGATGGGGGACGATATTGGACTTGATTGTGGAGTTCAACAACATTCAAGAACCTTCCCCCAGGAGAGCTGAGGTCCAGACACACCCTGTGGTCCAAAACAGGTTCCTGTCAGAATGAGCTCTCAATGGGTGTTCCCCCTGGACCCTGGCAACACTCGCTGTCTGGATCTCAACTTCCTCCCCAGACAGGACGTACACCCCCGGACAAAAGGAAATGGCATTTATTTTACCACACTTAATTCTCATGGATGAAATTCAACGGATCAGTGATTCCTGACAGATTCCTTGACAGTGAAAAgagcctaaccttaaccctaaccctaaagaccctaaccctaaagagCGTTCTGGTGAAGGTAAAGGAGTCCACGTAGGAAAAGTGCAAAGTCAACATGGAACCTCAGTGttacaaagcaacaacaaagaaaaCCTTCACCCTGGGAGCCAATCACACGGTTTCTTCTTTACAGAAAGTGTCCGGGGTTGTTTTTGATTGGTAGATGTAGCTGAACCAATCCAGGGCCGTCTCCTGAGAACGATGATCCGGTCACCACGGTGACAGGAGGGGAAGAAACccaaaaatgtgtaaaaaaaaatatcaaacCTACGAGGTTTTCCATCACCCGGACGACAGACTTCCATCACCTGGATGACAGACTTCCATCACCTGGACGACAAACTTCACCCtctgctttttttctctcttgtttcaggtttttttctttcatctaaaatttcttcttttttttttgttaaatcAATTTTCAATATTTAAAAAGGCTGACTGGCAACAGATGACTGTCCACCCGACAGACCAATCACAGCGCGACCCTGAACCACCAGCctctgtgagggtgtgtgtgtgtggtgtgtgtatgtatgtatgtgtgtgttgcgtgtgtgtgtgtgagagaggcctCTAGCTGGACACGGTCATCATGCTGTAGGCTTTAGATGGACTGGCCCTGCTCAGCCTCAGCTCCTCCTTACAGCTGATGTCCATCAcagccccccccaggccccccgccGACCCAGAGGCCATGGTGCCCCCCGTGGGGCCGGGCCCCCCCAGGGGCCCCCCGGGCTGGGACTCGTACAGAACGCAGATGGAGCCGTCCTCCCCGATGCGGTAGGACACCTCGAAGGGGTCCACCCAGAGCGTGAGCTCGCTGGGCAGCAGCAGGTATAGCTGTTGGATGGACAGGCCGATGCGCTGGCCCGCTTGCCCCACCAACGGGTCCATCTTGTGGTTAATGCGGATGCAGCGGTAGCCAGAGCCCTTACAGGGCCGGTCCGGGAACCAGTGGTGCTTGTACtgttctagagagagagagagagagagagagagagagagagagagagagagagagaggttagaggtGGTACtgttctagagagagagagagagagagagagagagagaggtggtactgttctggagagagaggtagatgcaAGATAAACCTGCAAATCTTTTGAAACCATACAACAGCCCTGAAAAATGTACAAACAGAAAGTAATCGATAACTGATAACTAATTCACTGTCTGGGAGGGTGGTACTGTGTGTCGGAAACACAAGGTTCAATCCCTTGTTATCTTTAAACACTGATAGCTTTATCAACAGCCCTATCAGCACGACAGCTGGCCTTCTAACTGGAACATCAGGAGCAGGGTGATATGAGCGAGTCTGGGTGCTGTAGGAGCTTCATCACAGCTGTTCTCTACACTACATGGTCAGACTTAAACAACATTATATTCACAGTtaccctcttacacacactgtgGCTCTACTGCCCTATCCCATGATACCACTCCTGCATTCTGTTGTTTCCATGGCAGCGTTCCACATGTCCTACTGGGCTAGCCATCCCAAAATGCCCTGGCCAGGTCAACGAAGCGGTTTTCTTCTGGGTGTACGTGACTAACAGGCCTGCCATGTTGCGCAACCCACCTCACtcactgcacccccccccccatctttagTGGAGAACATGGAGCCACAGaacaggggtggagggtggtgagggtggggggggaagggggggggagaggaggggggggtattTAAGACGAGGACGTGAGAGACagactggctgtgtgtggtttgtTAGTGTTACAGCTACATGATGATAATAATCATAATCTTGTTGAGCAGTGTGGGTGGTGTGGTTTCCACGGTGACCCGTCCAAGTTGGATAGGAGTCTTGACCAGAGGAGGGGCAGTATCTGTCTGCTACACCCGCTTCCTGTTTCATCTGGGGCTGTTTGTTATGTCTcagacagcctctctctgtctctcccatctctctgcctttgtctctctctggttctctctcaatctccctctacctccctcttggTTTCCCCCCATCTCTTAATCTGttcctatctctctgtgtctctcttggtTTCTGGGTATGGTTACCATGGTGAGGACAGTAGGGGGGGGGTGACCTAgttaccccccacacacaccctcagggtCAACCTCCCAGGTTGTTGTTCCTCACCCAGCCCAAACAGGAGGGCGCCTCTTCACAAACCCCTCCACTACTTCTTGTGATTAGATTATgttgctcccccctccccctgataTCCTCTCCCAGGCGCCCCCATACACTCTCTgatggccgccattttgattcAAGGCTGCCTGGATCTCGGCTGTTTACAAACACTCAGACAGAGGCAGTTCCCAAGCCCCGTTCTCTACTGCAGGACACACCAACAGAAACGGAAAGGATTCAGATCATATTTCTAAGATATTCTTAAATGATACAACAGCAGGAAGTTAAATAATGTGGGATGGGAATGTAGAAAATCACAATTTGTAATATATGTTTGTTACCATTCTGACTGGTATAGGTTATAGGCTATTCGACTGATTTAATGTTTAAAACAAGTCCAAACCCGCCAAATCAGAAAATAGGTCATCTGGTGTTTTACGTGCTTAGCGACAGGCTGGAGTGATCCCGCTTAGGAATGATGCACTTAGCCTCGGAAATCTTTTTCAAAACACGAACTCTTAAATGTTTAGACAGATATTTATAATGTATAAATGTTCGGCGGTGATAAACTGTTTTTCACCATGAGGAACTAATTGAACTTGGGAATTAAAATAGTGTCCGTTTAATTTGGCAATGTTGTGTGTTAAATCCAGTCCAACTAGAGTTGCGTAATTGTGTCGtttatttatgtaaaataaagttATGCGGTAAAACTGGCTAAGAAACGGGTTGTAGCCTATTCTACGCGTTGGTAATAACACGTGTAGGCTATTACAAAGGCGATTTTGTAAGTTTAGTGACACATAACAGCATCATTGTCTGTGTATACCAAAAAGGGTTTGTGCGCTATATTGGACAACATTAATTTGTCGTCCGTCGTTTTCACCCAATACATGACGTAGTGGAGTCTGGGGACTGTTTTGCCCATTCTTGCGGAGACTCAAACGGTGCCGTAGAAAAGCGCACTTCCTCATCTGAACAAATAAAACCAGCCTTGTGACACGTTATTATGCCGTTATAACGATTCATTCACTCAAAGCAGTAGTTTGATACAGACTGATACTTAGCCTATTGAATGTTTTGTCGAAGGTCAAAGCTTAATTTGATTAATCGGGCATATGGTGGTCTATTTTTGTCCTTCTGCTGTATGGACTGTGTTGTGAGCCTTAGTCCCGCTGTTGTTACTTTAAGAACAAAGAAAGCGATCTAAAGTCATTTGTTTAGAGACTGAAACAACGTTCATAAGTTTTACTACAAGTGCTACAATACTtacacattgttttgaatgagcccaaaaaataaaaatcgtCGAAGTATTCGATCAAGCACAACTATGTGTATCTGTATCTCTTACCTGACAGAATATCCTGTAAACTTTGGCTGAATGTTTGAAGCTGTCGATCGTTTACGTGTCCTTTAATCCGCAAAAATCTGGACAGAAATGTGACAGCCGCGCTAATCTCTGGCTTCATCGTTCCTCGAGCACAAAGGGTATGCATTGAGAAGGCAACAGCGACAACGTCCCGTTCGCTTTTTTACGTATGTCTCCGATATTTCGTTTTTCTGTCCCGGGTGGGGTAATGATCCTTGTTTTTCACGTGTTTGA of the Osmerus mordax isolate fOsmMor3 chromosome 17, fOsmMor3.pri, whole genome shotgun sequence genome contains:
- the btg1 gene encoding protein BTG1, giving the protein MHTLCARGTMKPEISAAVTFLSRFLRIKGHVNDRQLQTFSQSLQDILSEQYKHHWFPDRPCKGSGYRCIRINHKMDPLVGQAGQRIGLSIQQLYLLLPSELTLWVDPFEVSYRIGEDGSICVLYESQPGGPLGGPGPTGGTMASGSAGGLGGAVMDISCKEELRLSRASPSKAYSMMTVSS